One part of the Bacteroidota bacterium genome encodes these proteins:
- a CDS encoding efflux RND transporter permease subunit has product MKKEIKNKEFFATSWSIDNKTSIYVVAILITILGIMSYITIPKEQFPELVIPTILVNTVYPGTSPEDMENLVTRPIEKQVKSISGVKKVTSNSIQDFSSIVIEFETDVPVSDAKQKIRDALDKARVDLPNNLPKDPDVMEVDFSEIPIMYVQISGNYDLERLKKYADVVQDRIESLKEITRVDIVGALEREIQIDVDMYKMQAASLTLSDIERAVASENIVVSAGNITTSGMKRSIRIVGQFQSPDILNNIVVKSGSGALVYLKDVAVIRDGYKEQESFSRLDGQNVITLNVIKKSGQNLIDASDKIKGQMADLQKNTFPPDLKVNISGDMSRYTRNTLEELNNTIIIGFLLVIVVLMFFMGFTNAFFVGLSVPLSMFVAYMIMPSMGFTMNMIVMFGFIFALGIIVDDAIVVIENTHRIHKKEPDIVKAAKMAAGEVFLPILSGTLTTLAPFFPLAFWPGIVGKFMHFMPVTLILTLFASLMVAYIINPVFAVTFMKHEYDTKVKKVNYRSLIRMGIALLSSAAICYILGWFGMANFLVCMFLLILLFQFGIKKLITGFQEKLWPRMMNLYERTLWYVLRGKRPQRILMFVVGLFFFTIVLFGIKKPAVVFFPNNMPNNVYVMLNLPVGTDQKVTDSITRIAEQKVYSVLGKNNPIVESVVTNVTLGAGEGGAFDRSAATNKGKVTINFVEYKYRNGASTTDYLDKIREAVKDIPGAEVTVVKNRMGPPTGAPVNIEISGENLEEIVYTASSFKRYLDSIQIPGVEELKSDFLNNKPEIIVDVDRIRANREGISTGQIGMEIRNAVYGKEISKYKEAEDEFPIMLRYSEVQRGNINTLLNLKITYRDMNSGMLRQIPLSSVASVQYKNTFGGIKRKNFKRVITISSDVLTGYTANDIVNKIKTEAAAFPHPKTVDIKLTGEREDQADAMSFLSKAMMIALGLIFFILITQFNSLSKSVIILSEVIFSVIGVLLGIIIFGMSVSVIMTGLGIVALGGIVVRNGILIVEFTDVLREQGMKTKKAIVQAGRTRITPVVLTATATILGLVPLAVGMNINFITMFTQLNPQIHFGGDNVMFWGNLSWTIIFGLSFATFLTLVFVPAMYLMAHKFKIRVKRGRSNRAYRRALRAA; this is encoded by the coding sequence ATGAAAAAAGAAATAAAGAATAAAGAGTTTTTTGCAACAAGCTGGTCAATTGATAACAAAACCAGTATTTACGTTGTTGCAATTCTTATAACCATTTTGGGAATTATGAGCTATATCACAATTCCTAAAGAACAATTCCCGGAACTTGTAATTCCTACGATACTTGTGAATACGGTTTATCCCGGTACTTCGCCCGAGGATATGGAAAATCTGGTTACTCGACCTATTGAGAAACAAGTAAAGTCAATTTCCGGGGTAAAAAAAGTTACGAGCAATTCCATCCAGGACTTTTCGAGTATCGTAATCGAATTTGAAACAGATGTACCCGTAAGTGATGCCAAGCAGAAAATACGCGACGCATTGGATAAAGCACGTGTTGATCTGCCCAATAACCTGCCCAAAGATCCGGATGTAATGGAAGTCGACTTCTCGGAAATCCCGATTATGTACGTCCAGATATCGGGTAATTACGACCTGGAACGCCTCAAGAAATATGCAGATGTTGTGCAGGACCGTATCGAAAGTCTGAAAGAAATAACGCGCGTCGACATTGTGGGTGCGCTTGAACGCGAGATTCAGATTGACGTCGACATGTATAAAATGCAGGCGGCAAGTCTTACCTTATCGGACATTGAACGCGCTGTTGCCTCAGAAAACATTGTTGTTTCGGCAGGTAATATTACTACCTCGGGCATGAAACGCTCTATAAGAATTGTCGGGCAGTTTCAATCACCGGATATTTTAAACAACATCGTGGTAAAATCAGGAAGCGGCGCCTTGGTTTATCTAAAAGATGTTGCCGTTATTCGTGACGGATACAAAGAGCAGGAAAGCTTTTCGCGCCTCGACGGACAAAACGTAATTACGTTGAATGTCATCAAAAAAAGCGGGCAAAACCTCATCGATGCCTCGGATAAAATCAAAGGGCAGATGGCTGATTTGCAAAAAAACACCTTCCCGCCCGACCTTAAAGTGAATATTTCAGGCGATATGTCGCGCTACACCCGCAATACCCTTGAAGAACTCAACAATACTATCATCATCGGATTTTTGCTTGTTATAGTGGTATTGATGTTTTTTATGGGATTCACGAATGCCTTTTTTGTAGGGCTATCCGTGCCATTATCCATGTTTGTTGCTTATATGATTATGCCCAGCATGGGGTTCACGATGAATATGATTGTAATGTTCGGTTTCATCTTTGCCCTGGGCATTATTGTTGACGACGCCATTGTGGTCATAGAAAATACGCACCGAATCCACAAGAAGGAACCGGACATTGTGAAAGCGGCCAAGATGGCCGCCGGCGAGGTCTTTCTCCCAATACTTTCAGGAACACTCACTACGTTGGCGCCCTTTTTCCCGCTGGCTTTCTGGCCGGGAATTGTAGGCAAGTTTATGCACTTTATGCCTGTAACGCTTATTCTAACGCTGTTTGCATCCCTCATGGTGGCTTATATCATAAACCCTGTGTTTGCTGTAACGTTTATGAAGCATGAGTACGATACTAAAGTAAAAAAGGTGAATTATCGTTCGTTGATTCGAATGGGCATTGCACTGCTTTCCAGTGCTGCTATCTGTTACATTCTGGGATGGTTCGGTATGGCAAACTTCCTCGTATGCATGTTTTTGCTGATTCTGTTATTCCAGTTCGGAATTAAAAAGTTGATTACCGGTTTTCAGGAAAAGCTTTGGCCGCGCATGATGAATCTGTATGAAAGAACCCTGTGGTATGTACTTCGCGGAAAGAGACCGCAACGAATCCTCATGTTCGTTGTCGGATTATTCTTCTTCACCATTGTGCTGTTCGGCATCAAAAAACCGGCGGTTGTGTTCTTCCCCAACAATATGCCCAACAATGTTTATGTAATGCTGAATCTTCCGGTTGGAACAGATCAGAAAGTAACTGATTCAATAACCCGCATTGCAGAGCAAAAAGTGTACAGCGTACTCGGTAAAAACAATCCGATTGTTGAATCGGTTGTTACCAATGTAACGCTCGGTGCAGGCGAAGGCGGCGCGTTTGATCGCTCTGCGGCCACGAATAAAGGTAAAGTCACGATAAATTTTGTGGAATATAAATACCGAAACGGAGCCTCTACGACAGATTACCTTGATAAAATACGCGAAGCTGTAAAAGACATTCCCGGCGCAGAAGTTACTGTTGTTAAAAACAGGATGGGACCACCAACCGGCGCACCGGTGAATATTGAAATCAGCGGTGAAAACCTTGAAGAAATCGTATATACAGCAAGCTCTTTCAAACGTTATCTCGATTCAATACAGATTCCGGGAGTTGAAGAGCTCAAGTCGGATTTCTTAAACAACAAACCGGAAATCATTGTTGATGTTGACCGCATCAGAGCCAACCGTGAAGGAATTTCAACCGGACAAATCGGGATGGAAATTCGTAATGCGGTATATGGTAAAGAAATTTCCAAATACAAAGAGGCTGAAGACGAATTTCCTATCATGCTTCGCTATTCTGAAGTACAGCGAGGCAATATCAATACGCTGCTAAACCTGAAAATTACCTATCGCGACATGAACAGTGGAATGCTGCGGCAGATACCGCTGTCATCAGTGGCAAGTGTTCAATACAAGAATACTTTCGGTGGTATTAAAAGGAAAAATTTCAAGCGGGTAATCACCATTTCTTCAGATGTACTTACCGGCTATACCGCCAATGATATCGTAAATAAAATAAAAACGGAAGCGGCAGCATTTCCGCACCCTAAAACTGTTGACATCAAACTTACCGGCGAGCGCGAAGACCAGGCAGATGCCATGTCGTTCCTTAGTAAAGCAATGATGATAGCGCTTGGGTTAATCTTCTTTATCCTAATCACACAATTCAACTCACTCAGCAAGTCTGTCATTATTTTAAGTGAGGTGATTTTTAGTGTTATTGGCGTGTTGCTTGGCATTATCATTTTTGGAATGTCGGTTTCAGTGATTATGACCGGTTTAGGCATTGTTGCACTTGGAGGCATTGTTGTCCGAAATGGAATTCTTATCGTGGAATTCACAGATGTGCTGCGCGAACAGGGAATGAAAACCAAGAAAGCCATAGTACAGGCGGGCAGAACCAGAATAACACCGGTTGTGCTGACGGCAACTGCAACCATACTTGGTCTGGTGCCTTTAGCCGTGGGAATGAACATTAACTTCATTACTATGTTTACTCAACTGAATCCGCAAATTCATTTTGGTGGCGACAACGTTATGTTCTGGGGCAATTTAAGCTGGACAATTATTTTCGGGCTGAGCTTTGCTACATTCCTGACACTGGTGTTTGTACCGGCAATGTACCTGATGGCACACAAATTCAAAATCAGAGTGAAGCGCGGACGTTCAAACAGGGCATACCGACGCGCCCTGAGGGCTGCTTAA
- a CDS encoding efflux RND transporter periplasmic adaptor subunit — MKKSLLLMSLLVFVFACNRPVDKKAELEKLKKQHDEIAAQITTLETELTAEGGLTAKTKNILVTEVTQQAFCHYIEIQGRVDGDQNIAVNCKTPGFVASVNVEEGQTVRKGQLLATLDASVLLKTKSELEAQLVFATDIYNKQKNLWDQKIGSEVQYLTAKNNKESLENKMKTLQEQIEMTRITSPIDGTVEEIPIKIGQVVSPGIPTFRVVNFSTIKVMADIAEAYSVRVKTGDSVIIHFPDFNYDIKTKLSFTSKYINPTNRTFQVEARITPGQYQFRANMIAVLRINDYKAPSAIVVPVNIIQKSMNEQYIFVSREEKGIKTAHKQTVTVGQIYNGMAEILTGLNVGDKIITTGYQDLNEGQALSY, encoded by the coding sequence ATGAAAAAATCACTGTTATTAATGAGTTTGCTCGTATTCGTTTTTGCCTGCAACAGACCTGTCGATAAAAAAGCCGAGCTTGAAAAATTAAAAAAGCAACACGATGAAATCGCTGCCCAGATAACAACACTTGAAACAGAACTGACTGCCGAAGGGGGCTTAACCGCTAAAACTAAAAATATTCTTGTTACTGAAGTTACCCAGCAGGCTTTCTGCCATTATATAGAAATTCAGGGACGCGTGGACGGCGATCAGAATATTGCCGTTAATTGTAAAACGCCCGGTTTCGTTGCAAGCGTGAATGTTGAAGAAGGCCAGACTGTAAGAAAAGGTCAGCTGCTGGCTACCCTCGACGCATCCGTACTTTTAAAAACAAAATCAGAACTTGAGGCACAGCTTGTATTTGCAACTGACATCTACAATAAACAAAAAAACTTATGGGATCAGAAAATTGGTTCTGAAGTGCAGTACCTCACGGCAAAAAACAATAAAGAAAGCCTTGAGAATAAAATGAAAACATTGCAGGAGCAGATTGAAATGACACGCATCACCTCTCCTATAGACGGCACTGTTGAAGAAATACCCATCAAGATAGGACAGGTCGTAAGTCCCGGAATTCCTACATTCAGAGTTGTGAATTTCTCAACCATTAAAGTGATGGCAGATATAGCGGAAGCCTATTCGGTCCGCGTAAAAACCGGCGACAGTGTAATTATCCACTTCCCCGATTTCAATTACGACATCAAAACAAAACTAAGCTTTACATCAAAGTATATCAACCCGACTAATCGCACTTTTCAGGTGGAAGCGCGCATTACGCCCGGCCAGTATCAGTTCAGAGCAAACATGATAGCAGTACTTCGCATCAACGATTATAAAGCACCGTCGGCCATTGTTGTTCCTGTGAATATTATCCAGAAATCAATGAACGAGCAATATATTTTTGTTTCTCGCGAAGAAAAAGGCATCAAAACCGCCCATAAACAAACAGTTACCGTTGGTCAGATATATAACGGAATGGCGGAAATACTGACAGGTCTTAATGTCGGAGATAAAATTATTACCACAGGCTACCAGGACCTGAACGAAGGTCAGGCACTGAGCTATTAA
- a CDS encoding TolC family protein — protein sequence MKRLFITATAAFIMLFCTTNSSFGQLKSTAFTLKQAQDYALENAYKTRTANFDIAVAEKNRKQFITLGLPQINGSAKYNMYIDIPTQLMPNFLTPAVEGVLLQHGLIAPNQLTGASNDKFEVQFGSKHNFSGDLTASQLLFDGTFVVGLKAAAILVDLSKNAEVKSEIETREAVAQAYYLVLVAQANRSVLDSTLANMDRIYNQTKEFQKNGFMEETDVEQLSLIVSNLTNKRAMVDRQIELANDLLKFQMGIDLSEQITLTDPLEDLVLRAIGANLSEKQFDANNHIDFQIMKTNAQLLKQTLKVDQSRYYPTLTCFFTTSRSAQRNEFNFFSGGDANKWYKTTIFGVNLSVPLWSSGNRLMKIQADKLNIEKHNIVLKQVEQALQLEVQSARSGLKTYTDQYRSEINNMALSKKIYDKNAYKFKEGMSSSMELNQAYTQYLTTQGNYFNCLLELLNSYSKLNKALNNY from the coding sequence ATGAAACGATTATTTATTACCGCCACAGCAGCGTTTATTATGCTGTTCTGCACAACAAACAGTTCTTTCGGGCAGCTGAAATCGACGGCCTTTACTTTGAAACAGGCACAAGACTATGCCCTGGAAAACGCGTATAAAACCCGCACAGCCAATTTCGATATCGCAGTTGCTGAAAAAAACCGCAAGCAATTCATTACACTCGGATTACCTCAGATTAACGGTTCTGCCAAATACAATATGTATATTGACATTCCCACGCAGCTGATGCCGAACTTCCTTACACCTGCTGTTGAAGGAGTGCTGTTGCAGCACGGACTGATTGCTCCCAACCAGCTGACAGGCGCATCGAATGATAAGTTTGAAGTACAGTTTGGTTCAAAGCACAATTTCAGCGGTGACCTGACCGCAAGCCAGTTGCTGTTCGACGGAACTTTTGTGGTTGGACTAAAAGCGGCTGCTATTCTTGTTGACCTCAGCAAAAATGCCGAAGTAAAATCGGAAATTGAAACGCGAGAAGCCGTTGCTCAGGCATATTATCTTGTATTAGTGGCACAAGCGAACCGTTCTGTTCTCGATTCAACACTGGCCAATATGGACCGCATCTATAACCAAACAAAAGAGTTCCAGAAAAACGGCTTCATGGAAGAAACCGATGTTGAACAACTTTCACTTATTGTATCAAATCTGACAAACAAACGCGCCATGGTTGACCGTCAGATAGAACTTGCAAATGACTTGCTTAAATTTCAGATGGGCATTGACCTCAGCGAACAAATAACGCTTACCGATCCACTTGAAGACCTCGTATTAAGAGCCATTGGAGCCAATCTTTCCGAAAAACAATTCGATGCGAACAACCACATCGATTTTCAAATAATGAAAACAAACGCTCAATTGCTGAAACAAACGCTTAAAGTGGACCAGAGCCGCTATTATCCTACGCTCACCTGCTTTTTCACAACTTCTCGCAGCGCACAGCGCAATGAATTCAACTTCTTTTCGGGAGGCGATGCGAACAAATGGTATAAGACCACCATTTTTGGTGTGAACCTTTCAGTTCCTCTGTGGAGCTCGGGAAACAGGCTGATGAAAATACAAGCCGATAAATTGAATATTGAAAAACACAATATAGTGCTGAAGCAAGTTGAACAGGCACTTCAGCTTGAAGTACAGAGCGCACGCTCGGGACTTAAAACCTACACAGACCAGTACCGTTCCGAAATAAATAATATGGCGCTTTCGAAAAAAATCTACGATAAAAATGCATATAAATTTAAGGAAGGCATGTCGTCAAGTATGGAACTGAATCAGGCATATACACAATATCTGACCACTCAGGGAAATTATTTCAACTGCCTGCTTGAGCTGCTGAACTCTTATTCCAAACTTAATAAAGCGCTGAACAATTATTAA
- a CDS encoding TetR/AcrR family transcriptional regulator: protein MEEKVQHIIEKVSALYLSYGIRSVTMDDVARELGVSKKTLYECVVDKNDLVEKFLDFHAKRLGAALLCIYNGKVNAIDALLEISRIINHFLKDINPSITFDLQKYHPEIWQKLMKYKSIHVFDNVMTNLRQGIKEGLYRSDLKPEVIAKIYVSRVELSMEPGLTDALNYSSTEIFNELINYHIRGIASKKGIEYLDKKIATQQKKH from the coding sequence ATGGAAGAAAAGGTTCAGCATATCATTGAAAAAGTTTCGGCACTGTACCTGAGCTACGGAATACGAAGCGTAACAATGGATGATGTTGCGCGCGAACTGGGCGTTTCTAAAAAAACGCTGTACGAATGCGTTGTCGATAAAAACGACCTCGTTGAAAAATTTCTGGACTTCCACGCAAAGCGGCTTGGCGCCGCACTGCTGTGCATTTACAACGGAAAAGTAAATGCTATTGATGCCTTGCTTGAAATAAGCCGGATCATCAATCATTTTTTAAAAGACATCAACCCATCCATCACCTTCGACCTTCAAAAGTATCATCCGGAAATATGGCAGAAGCTGATGAAATATAAAAGCATTCATGTTTTCGACAATGTAATGACCAACCTGCGTCAGGGAATTAAAGAAGGTTTGTATCGTAGTGATTTGAAACCTGAGGTTATTGCGAAAATTTATGTTTCACGCGTTGAACTGAGTATGGAACCCGGTCTGACAGATGCACTGAACTATTCTTCAACGGAAATTTTTAATGAACTTATCAATTATCATATCAGGGGTATTGCCAGTAAAAAAGGCATTGAGTACCTCGATAAAAAGATTGCAACCCAACAAAAAAAACATTGA
- a CDS encoding pirin family protein gives MELRKIKKIIKAQPVMEGAGVKLNRAFGYHERGLFDPFLLLDDFRSDHPDDYIQGFPWHPHRGIETITYMLQGQVEHADSLGNKGIISSGDVQWMTAGNGIIHQEMPLAGADGRMYGFQLWANLPASHKMMDPRYRDIKNNQIPEISVAEGVNIRIICGSVNEKQGPVTDVITEPEYLDIRLAANSEYIHPCVKGHNAFAYIYDGMAFFSHETESEPSTREPFTNHSLVLFDDGDGIRMITGNIEARLLLLSGKPINEPIAWYGPMVMNTQEEIDLALSEYRKGTFIKHE, from the coding sequence ATGGAACTGCGAAAAATAAAAAAAATAATAAAGGCACAGCCGGTTATGGAAGGAGCCGGTGTTAAGCTCAACAGAGCATTTGGTTATCATGAGCGCGGTCTGTTTGACCCGTTTCTGCTGCTCGATGACTTTCGGTCTGATCATCCCGACGACTACATTCAGGGCTTTCCATGGCACCCGCACCGCGGCATTGAAACAATAACATACATGTTACAAGGACAAGTTGAACATGCCGACAGCCTGGGGAATAAAGGTATCATCTCATCGGGTGATGTGCAGTGGATGACCGCAGGTAATGGAATTATACATCAGGAAATGCCTCTGGCAGGCGCTGATGGCCGTATGTATGGCTTTCAGCTTTGGGCCAACCTTCCCGCATCGCATAAAATGATGGACCCGAGATACCGCGATATTAAAAATAACCAGATACCCGAAATTTCTGTAGCAGAAGGTGTGAATATTCGTATTATTTGCGGAAGCGTGAACGAAAAACAGGGACCCGTAACTGATGTAATTACCGAACCCGAATACCTGGATATCAGGCTTGCAGCCAATTCAGAATACATCCATCCGTGTGTAAAAGGACACAATGCTTTCGCATATATTTATGATGGCATGGCATTCTTCAGCCATGAAACCGAAAGCGAGCCGTCAACGAGAGAACCATTTACGAACCATTCATTGGTGCTTTTTGATGATGGCGACGGCATCAGGATGATTACCGGAAATATCGAAGCACGTTTACTGTTACTTTCAGGAAAACCCATCAATGAGCCTATTGCATGGTACGGACCCATGGTCATGAATACACAGGAAGAAATAGATCTCGCTTTAAGCGAATACCGCAAGGGTACATTCATCAAGCATGAATAA
- a CDS encoding DUF3795 domain-containing protein, protein MILSACGLICDECEFYPEKCAGCHAVKGQTFWALEMMPTKTCPLFGCAVNTRNHKDCGDCVELPCQMFREMKDPNSTDEEHQQSLIDRTARLKQN, encoded by the coding sequence ATGATACTATCTGCCTGTGGTCTTATTTGCGATGAATGTGAATTTTATCCTGAAAAATGTGCCGGCTGCCATGCCGTGAAAGGTCAAACATTTTGGGCACTTGAAATGATGCCGACAAAGACCTGTCCACTGTTTGGATGTGCTGTGAACACGCGCAATCACAAGGATTGCGGCGACTGCGTAGAACTGCCTTGCCAAATGTTCAGAGAAATGAAAGACCCGAATTCAACAGACGAAGAACATCAGCAATCGCTAATTGACCGCACCGCCCGATTGAAACAGAATTAA